From Campylobacter pinnipediorum subsp. caledonicus:
ATAAAAAAAGCTGGGTTTAATCAATATGAAATTTCCAACTTTGGAAAAGCTTGTCAACATAATCTAAACTACTGGAAAGGAGATGAATATATAGGCATAGGGGCTTACTCTGTGGGGTTTTACGATAAAAAAAGATTATACGCTAGTGAAAATATGAATAATTACATTAAAAATCCACTAGAAAGAAAAATTGAAAACTTATCAAAAGATGATTTATTGCTAGAACATATATTTTTAGGAGCTAGAAGCAAAATAGGAATAGATAAAAAAAAATTAAGCCAAGAACAACTCAAAAAAGCTGAAATTTTAAAAAAATCTAGAAAAATTATGGAAAAAAACGGAAGATATTTTGTAAGAAATTTTCTTTTAGCCGATGAAATTGCTCTTTTTATAAATGAAAATTAATCAAATTTTGAGAAAAATAAAGCTAAAATAGACACCTTAAATTGATAAAAGTATAGGACAAAAATATGTTTGGAATGAGTCTTCCTGAAATAATAATGATAGCAGTTGTTGCTGTAATAGTCCTAGGTCCTGATAAGCTTCCACAGACTATGGTTAGTATAGCCAAGGTACTAAAAAACATTAAAAAAAGTGTCAATGATGCAAAAGTAAGCTTTGATCAAGAGATAAAGATAGCAGAGCTAAAAGAAGATGCTAAAAAATACAAAGAAAGTATAGAAAAAACAACTCAAAATGTTAGGAAAAAACTCACTTTTGAAGAGCTAGATGAGCTAAAAAAAGGTGTAACTAAAGATATAAATACAATACAAGAGAGTATAAAAAACCCAACAAAAACGATAAAAAACACAATACTAAACGATAAAGAAGAAAAATAAATGTTTGAAGAATTAAAACCTCATTTAGCAGAACTCAGAAAAAGACTTACAATAAGCTTTGTTAGCGTAATAATTGGTTTTTTTGTGTGTTTTAGTTTCTGGAATCCGATACTAGCTTGGATGAGCGAGCCATTAAAAGAGGTATTGCCAGAAGGAAGCAATATAATTTTTACACAGATACAAGAGCCGTTTTTCACAGCTATGAAAGTTGCCTTTTTTACAGGTCTTATTTTAACACTACCTATAATTTTTTGGCAATTTTGGTTATTTGTAGCTCCTGGACTTTATGAAAATGAAAAAAAATACGTTATACCTTTTGTGCTTTCAGCGACTTTAATGTTTTTATGTGGTGCTTCATTTTGTTACTATGTTGTTGTCCCACTTGGTTTTAAATTCCTAGTAAATTTTGGCGGTCAATTATTTACAGCGCTTCCAAGCATAGGTGAATATGTTGGATTTTTTACAAAAATATTAGTAGCATTTGGACTAGCATTTGAGCTTCCTGTAATTACATTCTTCTTTGCAAAACTTGGATTAGTTGATGATCAGATGCTT
This genomic window contains:
- the tatB gene encoding Sec-independent protein translocase protein TatB codes for the protein MFGMSLPEIIMIAVVAVIVLGPDKLPQTMVSIAKVLKNIKKSVNDAKVSFDQEIKIAELKEDAKKYKESIEKTTQNVRKKLTFEELDELKKGVTKDINTIQESIKNPTKTIKNTILNDKEEK
- the tatC gene encoding twin-arginine translocase subunit TatC — encoded protein: MFEELKPHLAELRKRLTISFVSVIIGFFVCFSFWNPILAWMSEPLKEVLPEGSNIIFTQIQEPFFTAMKVAFFTGLILTLPIIFWQFWLFVAPGLYENEKKYVIPFVLSATLMFLCGASFCYYVVVPLGFKFLVNFGGQLFTALPSIGEYVGFFTKILVAFGLAFELPVITFFFAKLGLVDDQMLKNYSRHAIVIIFIFAAVMTPPDVISQLLMAFPLLGLYGISIMIAKKVNPYKSDNEEDETQSNSTQNNANE